From Ndongobacter massiliensis:
AGAATCAACGTGAGTAAGGGCATCCACGCACCGGGATCTCCTGTTTTTGGGGACCCTGTTTTCACAAAAAGCGTCTGTTGGTCATCCGTTAAATCGCGATGTTCTGCTACCAATTTCTCACCTTCTTCTGTCACAACATACAGTTCTTCAAAGAACACCACTTTCTTTCCCGCCTGTTTAATCGCGTCAAATGTTACAGCGATTTTCTTTGTCTCATTGGCTTCTTTCGCGTTGAAAAAAACATCCTTTTCTCGAATGGTTCGTCCTTCGCTATCCATCAAGGAAGAAATCAGATGGTAGCGTGTGCCGGGCCGAAGATTGGAAAGCTGCACGAGATCTGTCACTTTTTGCATTCTCCCTGCCGGCACCTCTTTTCCGCCGGAAGATGTCGTCGCCTTTGTCCGGACGCCGGGCACATAAATCGTCTGCTCCTCATCTTCGATATCCGCATGAACCGCGATTTCCACCCCTTGCTGCCGCACACTTTCAAAAAACACCAGCGTTTTTCCCCCAAGATGCAGTCCATCAAAGGAAAATTGCAGGGTCACTTCGCCATCCGGCGTTTGCGGAATAAAGGTCGTCTTCGCGGTAATTTCACGCCCCGCATCATCGAACAGCACCTTGCCGTTTTCTTTATCCACCGCTTTTCCAATAACCTCATACGTCGTCCCCGGAATCAGATGCGAATAGCGCACCACATCCTGCAAGCGCATCGCCTTTTTCGCCTGCGCATCGTTTCTGCCATCCGTCGGATCACTGGCCTGCGTCCCGATTTTTGGCAGTGTAAGCTGCTGCGCCGGATCATTCACATCCTCATGCAAAGCGACTTGTCGCCCGTCCCGGGAGAGCACCTGCGTAACAACCAGATCGGCACCTTCGACAAAGGGCGTCCCGTCAAAGGAAAGCGGCGTCATGACGACCTGCTCGGTTTTTTCCGCGATAAAAGGCGTCGTTGCACTGGCAAGGATCTCCTCCGGATGCGCGCGGTTGCGTAAACTTGTGGAAAGCGTGTACGATGCGCCCGGCACCAACCGCTGCATCGTCACCTCATCCCGCACCTGTAGATTGCCCGTGGGAACAGCTTCTTTGACGGCCGTGGAAAAGAGCGCTTTTGTCGCAATTTCCGGAACCGGTTCATTGGTAAAGATAACTTCCTGCACATCTTCCGTGTCCACGACAAGCAGCGCCGTTTGTGCAAAGGGTGCAAGATATCCTTCCGGCACGCCCGTTTCTTTCACCACATAGGTTTTTCCGACCACAAGACCGTTGACAACATAGCCGGCGTCGTTTTCTTTCGTCGTTGTCCAGCGCGCCGCCCGTCCCGTCACCGGGTCCACAAACACCTCTTCTCGGATGCTTCCGTCTTCCTTCATTTCATGGAGTTCCAAGGTTGCACCGTATACCGCTTCTCTCGACGACTCGTCGATTTTCCGAATTTTTACGATCGTCGGCTGATTGGAAAGGCCGGTCAGCTGCAATCCTACGCGGTTTTCCACCGTAAAATTCAAGGGTCGACTCGTCGCATATCCGCCGGCAGCTTGAATTTCTTCCAAGCGGTACTGCCCGCCCGGAAGGAGCCCTTTAATGCGCTGAAATTCCTCGCCACTTTCCCATTCACAGGGCTCCCCGCTTCCGTCATACGACACCGTCCAGATTCCCTGCACATCTTTTTTTACAAGAAGAACGGCGCCCTTTTCATCGACCAGGCGCAGGCGTGCCCCGACCACCGGCTTTCCGGTATAGACATCGTATTTGCGAATGCCGATTTCCGTACGATCATTTGGGACTTCCACTTCCACATTGGCATCTTCAGAAACAGCAATGTGAAAGGACGTGCCGCCCTTGACATAACCCGGTGCGGGCGTCACTTCTTCCCATTCATAGGTGCCGAGAGGCAGCTTCGGCGTAACAATCTTTCCATCTGTTCCTGTATGCCACAAATCATCCGCTCCATTGCACACGGGCAGGCGCGTTCCGTCGTCTTTGACGGCAAAAAGCCGAAATGTTGCCCCTTGAATCGGCGTTTTCGTGTCGCGATCGACTTTGACCAAGACCATTTCTTTCCCGGGATGCGGCGCATTTACAATCTCCCGGTCGATTTCTTGAACCACATCTTGCTCTTGCCCGTCATGCATTACCGAAAAGGCAATTTCTTCCGGATGAAGCACATATCCGTCTTTCGTGGAAATTTCTTTGAAATAATAAGCACCCTGCGGAATATCAGAAACGGTAAGAACGCCTTTTTCATCCGGCGAGACGACCGCAATAAGGCAGTCTTTCTCCAGCCCCTCGACCGCCTCTTGGGTAAAGAGTCCAAAGTGAATAAAATCGAGTCCGCCGCGTCCAAAATACCGGGTTTCTTCAAGCGTCTTTTGGGATAATCGCGCGGAAAGAATCTGGCGCGCGTTTTCAATCGCGTCGGTTTCCTTCAATGCCACTCTCACCGTCGCAATCTGCGGCGTAAACGTATACACCCGTTTTTCCGAATCCCTTTTATAACCGACCGGTGCTTGGATTTCTTCGAGTTCATACGCACCTAACGGAATACGCGAAAGTTTCGTCTCCTCTTTTCCGGTCACAAAACTGCGCTTTACCAGCGTTTCATCCTGCATCATCGCCTCGGAAAGTGCCGGACGTGTAATGACGGCGCCCTTCTCGTAGAGCGTCTTTCCGTCTACGACGATGTCCTGTTGTGCGATCGGAAGCGCCTCCCCTTTCTTAAAAAATTTCGTCACTTGGTCATAACTCTGCACATCTTCTTTTGCGGTAAGCGTAAAGACCGCACCGGGCAAGGCTTGTTTTTGATACACCGGTTTTTTCGTGACAAAAGTCTTATCTACAACTTCACCGGGGACGCGCATGGTTTCCTTGCTTTCGATTGGGGGCAACTGTACCGAAAGAAGTCCCGTTTCCCCTTGTGCTACCGTAGACTCGGCAAGAATTTCTCCGGCACCATTTGTAAGCGTATAACTCCCTTCTCCGACTTCGCGCGAAAAGGCGCCATTTTCATCCGTCAATACCGTCTCTTGGGATTCTTTTTCCACAAGTTTTTGAGCCGGCATCTGTTCCGACACTCCACTTTCCTGTGGAATCCCCGGTATTTCCAACGCTTCTTGATACCTTCTCATTAAAACAAGCGCAATGCCGGCTTGCGGTTTTGCGATCGTGCGCTCCTCGGTATGCCCCTCTTCCTGCACGGGAACCGTAACCGGATCATCTACCCAACCGGACAACACTGCCCCGGTTTTTTTCACAACTAAGCTTCCCTCCTGTGGCTGATTTTCGACCTCTTTCGGGACGGCGTCCTCTTTCTTCCCGCCAACTTCCACCGTCACCACCGGAATTCTCGCATCCTGCCCGATTTCATATGGAATTTCAAACGGGAACTGCGCGTCTTCTGGCAAATAATATCCCGTCGGGGCGGCGATTTCTTTCAAGTAATACGCCCCGGCCGGTAAGCGGTCAAGCGTGAGCGCATAGCCATTTTCTTTTTCCAATACGAGCGCGCTGCGCCCGTCGGAAAATGTCACCACCGAATCATCCGCCGCGCGGTGAATCTCAAAGACAATACCGGTTTGTAAAATATTTTCGCCTGTGACCGCATCCATTTTTTGTAAGCGCAAACGCATTTTCGGGTTCGGATTGGTCAGTTCATACTGATATAGCTTGCCATCTTCATCAATGGACACCGTAAAATCTTCAATCCGACTCGTCAACTCGTTGCCGTACTGATCTTTGGCAACATCCAGCTGGGAAACGGTATACATCCCGTACGGAAGATAGCACGACCGACCGCGTCCGTCTTTACCGGTTGTAATGGTATCGACGACTTCTTCTCCGCGCTTTACGACAAAGCGCAAATTGCCTTCGGCAAGGCGCTGTTCATCAACGGAATCTCCATCCGGCTCATAGTGTTTGTACAGTTCAATGCGCCCGTAAATCGGCAGTTCGGCAAAGGCATTTTCCCCCATGGGCGTAATGGAAACGCCCAGCCCGCTGTCCCGGGCAAATCCTTCCGCTTGCAGAGCCTCTTCTTTTCTTGCCATGCCGTCGTTCGCCGCCTGCTCTACGGGCGCAATTTCATAAGTGACTTTCGAGGACTTTTCCGGAACCTGCGTTCCGTCCCCTTTATCCAACACAGACTTTACAACAAGTACCTGCGGGTTTAACACGCACCCCGTTGGCGCTTTGGTTTCGCGCACTTCATATTCCCCTAATGGCAAATCTTTTACCTGAATGCGCCCGTTTTCATCCGCGACATAGGTTCCGACCACATCTCCCTCTTGGCGCTGTCCGATGACCCCGCGAGTCACCAAGCTTTTGACGCGCACCTCAAACTCCGCCCCGGCAAGACTCGCTTCTCCGGTTTCGGACGTTTTGAAATACTTTTGCAATGAAAAATCAAAAAACTGCTGCGGATTTTCAAATTCCACTTCAATGGGATGTTCGCTATTTTCCATCGTCGGAATGTGAACAATCTTTGAATTCTCCTCACCGGGGAGATAACTGCCACCCTGCGAAATTTCCGTCACGCGGTAATCCCCCGGAAGCAGCGGATCCAAAAGTACCGAGCCGTCCGCGCCGGTATAATACACCTTGGTTCCAACATATTTCCCATCTGTAAAAATCCCGGTGGTATTTCCTTGGGCATCCAAACGAAAGCCAAAGCCTTCGAGTGGTTGTTTCGTGACAGCATCTTTTTTCTGGATGCGAAGATAGCCGTAGCCGGGAAGGACTTGCACGGTTAAACAAGACTGCAAAGGATCATAGCCATCAAAAGTTGCGATCCGTTGATATGAATAACCATCCGAATCTAAAATATAGAACTTGGTATCGGCATGTAAATCAGCCCCGCTTTCCGACATCCCATTAAACCAAAACTTCGGAGAAACTGCCATTTGTGCGGTTTTCTCCGCCGTGACGGTTACGTCATTGCCGGAAATGGCAATCGACACGCCGCCGTTTTCCAGTCGCTCCGGCTTTAATTTGGGAAGAACCCCGTTCGTATCCGTGACAGTCACCGACTGCCCTTGCCGGAGCTGAATCGTTTGTCCTGTCCATGAGGTCACTCTTTGATCCGTTGCCGCGATTTTTTCCAAAACCGACTGCTTAAATGCGGCAAATTCATTTCGGCGGGACCCGTTGGAAAAATAAATATCCGTCATTTTCCCGCCATGCGTCGTTGTAAAGTTCGGTACTTCATGTACAATGGTTTCCCACAACAACATCGCGGTCATGGCATAATGCCAATCCGTTTTTTCCGTCTGTTCCCACCCGAAATACGCAATTAAATCTAATTTATGTTTCAACCCGGAAACACTGGTAATGCGCCGAAAATATGCGTCTGCTTCCTCCCAATACCCTGCGGTCCCGCCGTCTTGGTTCACATAAGTGCCGTGTACGGTCGATGGCTCCATACAAAAGGCGACTTTCCCGTTGAGATACATTTTATGAATCGGCCCGCCATACGGATCTGCATTGCCCCACGGTTCGCCGTTTGGCGCAAACACATGTGTTTTGTTATATCCGTACAGGGTTTCATCCGTAAGCGGAAAAGCCGCCTCTGCCGTTTGAAACGGCAGAAAACTCAACAACATACAAAGCGCTAAAAACACAGCTAGCTGTTTTTGATGCTTCTTTTTCTCCACCATACCACCCTCCTGTAAAAAAATGCACAAAAAAAAGCACTTGCATTTTGGCAAGCACCCTACACAACTTCTTTATTCTATGAATAAAAGTAATCAGTAAAATTCAATTTTAGTTAGTGTAGTACCATCACTAAAATTATAATTATCAACCCAATAGCCTATCCAACCATTTTTTATAAACAAGTTATCCGGATCATCGACCCACAACCCATCTTCTCGTTGGATCTGCTTTGAATAAAAGATATTCTCGACCCAGCTTTCCGCTTCCGCTTGATTCGTAAATTTATATACACCACATGATTCTTCAACCGCATAATAGTACGGTGCGTCCGCGGGCGGCTCTGGCTCTTCAATATACACCGTACTCGTTGCTCCCTCCTGCGACACCGACGCTTGCGATTCGACTTCCGAAACGACCTCGGATTCCGGCGCAACTTGTGATTCCACCGGTTGCACAATCTCCACAGACGTTTTCGGGGCTTCTTCCGGCATAGAAACAACAGACTCTTTTTCTTCTAAAGATGGTTCGGAAATGGATTGTGATTCCTCCTTCCCTTTTTTTGCCGCGGCTTTTGTACCCCTGCGCTTGTCTTTCTCTAAAGTTTTTTGCGCTTTTTCCGACCCTGCAATTTTGGCGACAGCTTTCGGTTTATTTTTCTCAACGGAAACCGACGGAATGCTTTCTTGCAAGGCAGACTGCTTTTTCGTTCCACACGCACACAAACCCACGGCCAACGAAAGAATCATTGCGCTTAAAACTTGTTTTTTCACAAGGTAACTCCTTTCTTAAAAAGCCTTTGTTAACCTCGTTATGCCGAATTTGGCATGTCCAAGCCCCCATGCGGAGGGCGACGCGCACCTATAACCAGCGACGGCTCACGGCTTATCCCGCTTCAACGCGCCAATCACGGTAAAGACCATCGCATTTTTTCAAACTGTGCATTTCATGGGTTCTTCTCCTCCATACTTTGTTCATTACGATATTGCCTGCCGAATCCAATATCCCTCCCTCGAAAACTATTTTCTCTTTTTCATAAATACCATCCTCTCCGCATGCAACAAAAAAGCGCCCGTTCCGTTTCTCAGATCCTGGCGCCACTTTGACTGCTATAAGTATACCACGGGCTTTCCGGTTCATTGTTCCAAGGTTGTCCCAATGCCGTCCCAACTGAATCTACCTCTGTAACCAACAAGCAAAGACGATTATCGCACGGAAGGAAAAAACTCGACCCTCCCTATTCTATGGAAATTGCCTATGGACTGTGTTCATTTCAAAAAATAGGGTATACTTTGAAAGAATATGTAAGGAGGTTGTAATGGAACAACAAACGGAAAAGCAGAATACGCCACTTCTGCATAAAGATATGCTCATCGCGGAAGTCATTCGCAAAAAGCCGCGCACCATTCAAATTCTTATGAACAGCGGTCTGGGTTGTATTGGCTGCCCCTCTTCGATGATGGAGACGGTTGAGCAGGCGGCGTATGTTCACGGATTGGATGCGGATTATCTGTTGGAACGGCTTAACGAATGCTGAACGCGACAGCTATAGAAAGAAATGTACACGTGTAGGAATATCTCATTCCGGACAAGCGGTATAGTCGAAAATCGGCTGTACCGTTTTTTTGTCCACTGCCATGAATTCAAAAATTGTTGCTGTCTTTTTTCTTATTCCATGAGTAAAATGCTTAAAAAAGGAGAAGGCAGCGCTGCCTTCTCCCTGAGTAACATTTTTGAAATACCATCACTTTACCAAAAAGACAAAGCAATTTGTGTCTCCATGGGCAACTGCTTCTTGCACCTTTACAACCCGAGCAGCTCCGCCAAGTGCGCCTGATCGAAGCCAACCATATCCTCCCCATCGACACGAATGACCGGAACGCCGCGATAGCCCTTTGCAATGAGTTCTTTGCGCGCCTCTTGGTCTTTCGACACGTCACGTTCCTCGAAATCAATGTTGTTTTCCTTCAAATACGCCTTCGCCGCCGTGCAATGTGGGCAAGTCGGGGACGTAAAAACCGTCACTTTCGCCATTTTTCTTCCTTTCCGCGGATCTCCGCCCTGTATTACCGGGACCGCCGCAGCGGTCTCCGATGCAATGATAGATACCCGAAACGCCATGGCTAAAACAGTTCGCGTGCCAAAGCTAAATAATCTTCCAGCCGAAGATCTTCCGCGCGCGCCTGCAGGGGTATGCCCCGCTTTTGAAGGGCTTCCTTCAGCGCTGTTTTATCGATTGCTTCCCCATTTTGCAAAGAATTCAACACCGTTTTGCGACGATTTTGAAAGGCGCACTGAATCCAATGACTCACACGCGCCACATCGACCCCGTCCGGCGATTCCCGTCGGTCCAGTCGCACCACCGCAGAATCCACCTTTGGAGCCGGAAAAAACACCGTTTTCGGTGCCGGAAACAGGATCTGTGCCCGCGCATAACACGCGATAAATAGCGTCAATGAACCGTATTCTTTTGTGGAAGGCGCCGCTGTCATCCGCTCCGCCACCTCTTTTTGCACCATCAACGTGCAGCGATTTACCGGGAGCTTTGGGTTCAGCAGGCGTTCGAGTAGAGGGGTCGTAATATAATAGGGCAAATTTGCCACCACTTGCACGCGCTCGCCCGGCGCTTCTTTTTGTAGAAGCGCCACCAAATCCAACTGCAGCGCATCCGCATGAAGCAGATGAAAATTGGCATAGTCCTGAAAATTCTTTGTAAGAATCGGAATCAACCGCCCGTCAATTTCCACCGCAATGACGCGCTTCGCGAGCGGCAGCAGCGCTTCTGTCAGCGTTCCGATGCCGGGTCCGATCTCCAGTACCACATCCTCCGAGGTAATGCCCGCGCCCGCGACAATTTTTTTAATGAGATTGCCATCCGTTAAAAAATTCTGCCCCCATTTTTTCAGGAAAGGCAACCCCGCATCCTCCATAATTTGTCGAATGCGCGCCACCGAATACAAGGGCTTTTCAGACATGGTCTGACTCCTTGCCGCCTATCGGCATCGCTTCCGACGTCTTATTTCCGGAGCACCGCAGCTTCTCTTTCTCCAGCGAAAGGATCCGGGTCATGGCACGCTCAAATTCTTCTCGCGAAATATCATACTCGTTCAGGCGGGCGAGCAATTGTTTCGCATTCGCATATCCGATGCCCAACGCCTCGCCCAGTGCAATGCGCCGCTCTTTGGCGCCGGGCGCAGCGTCCAATCCCGCGGCGAAAAGATCTTCCGAAGAAAATTCCGTTCGCCGATCAATCAGCGTGGCATGCGCATGCAAAATGGCCGTGCGAATTGCTTCCGGATCCGCATTTTCGACACCGATGTTATCGCCCTTCTGGGCATCGGAACGGGCAATATGCGCATGGCGCGCATTGGGAATATGCGCCCGGATGCGTGCACGAATGCGCCCTCCAGCATAATCCGGATCGGTGAGCACAATCAACCCCCGTCGCTCCTGCAACACGGCGAGACGTTCCAACAGTTCTTCCCCGAATCCGTGTCCGTGCGTCACCACGCACTCGCAGTCAATTGCCCGCCGTACGGCCGCAACGTCGTCTTTTCCCTCGACCACAATAATTTCGCGAATCAAACGTCTCCTCCCGCTGCAAATGACGTCTGCAATGCTTTCAATGCCTCTTCAATGCCATAAAAATGTCCTGCATTTTTCACCGTTTGCGCCGCCAATTCTTCCGGCTCCACTTTCCGCGCACGCGCCATCCACTCCAAAGCCGCCCGCATGCGCGCCGGTTCATTGCGCTTCCCGCGCCACGGCTCGGGCGCTAAATAGGGGCTGTCGGTTTCCGTCAACAAGCGATCCGCCGGCACCATGCGCGCCACCGCCGGCTGTTTTTTCGCGTTGCGAAAGGTCACGATGCCGCCCAGTGAAATATAATGCCCCAGATTCAAAAAATTTTCCGCCATTTCAACTGATTCCGAAAAGCAGTGTAAAACGGCATGAATACGCGTCCCAAAATTTCGCAGAATGTCGTAGGTATCCTGCACGGCGTCGCGCGTATGAATGACAACCGGGAAATCGAGCGATTCCGCCAGCGCCAATTGCCGCTCAAAAACAGCGCGCTGTAAAGAGCGGTTGGGCGTATCATAGTGGTAATCCAACCCGATTTCGCCAATGCCGACCACTTTGTCATCCTGCGCCCAAGCGCGGTATTGCTCTTCCAATGCCTCCGTATAAAACTCCGCCTCACTGGGATGGGTTCCTACGCAAGCGAAAATTTGTGCATGGCCTCGAGAAAGCTCCACTGCACGTCGGGAGGTCTCGCGGTCGCAACCCGGATTCACCACGGCAAGGACGCCTTCCCGCGGGAAGGCGTCCAAAATGGAAGAAAGATCCTCCGCAAAAGCGGCATCGTCTAAGTGAGCGTGCGCATCCACCATCCAGGGTTTCAACGCAGGTACGCTCCTTTCGGAATCTCTGACAACGGTGTAAGCAACGAAAGTGTGTCGCCACTATCTGACTCTGCCGCCAGAATCATGCCGTTCGACTCGACACCACGAATTTTGCGCGGTGCAAGATTGACAACAAAGACGGCTTTTTTACCGATCAAATCTTCCGGCTCATAGTAACCGCGCAATCCGGAGACAATGGTGCGCACTTCATCCCCGAAATCCACCGTTTCAATAAAGAGGCGATCTGCATCGGGGTGTACTTTGCAATCAATAATTTCCCCGACGCGCATCTGCACTTTTTCAAAGTCTTCAAAAGAAATCGGTGTGGTT
This genomic window contains:
- a CDS encoding TatD family hydrolase, which codes for MKPWMVDAHAHLDDAAFAEDLSSILDAFPREGVLAVVNPGCDRETSRRAVELSRGHAQIFACVGTHPSEAEFYTEALEEQYRAWAQDDKVVGIGEIGLDYHYDTPNRSLQRAVFERQLALAESLDFPVVIHTRDAVQDTYDILRNFGTRIHAVLHCFSESVEMAENFLNLGHYISLGGIVTFRNAKKQPAVARMVPADRLLTETDSPYLAPEPWRGKRNEPARMRAALEWMARARKVEPEELAAQTVKNAGHFYGIEEALKALQTSFAAGGDV
- a CDS encoding glutaredoxin family protein, whose translation is MAKVTVFTSPTCPHCTAAKAYLKENNIDFEERDVSKDQEARKELIAKGYRGVPVIRVDGEDMVGFDQAHLAELLGL
- a CDS encoding DUF1858 domain-containing protein, which produces MEQQTEKQNTPLLHKDMLIAEVIRKKPRTIQILMNSGLGCIGCPSSMMETVEQAAYVHGLDADYLLERLNEC
- the rsmA gene encoding 16S rRNA (adenine(1518)-N(6)/adenine(1519)-N(6))-dimethyltransferase RsmA; protein product: MSEKPLYSVARIRQIMEDAGLPFLKKWGQNFLTDGNLIKKIVAGAGITSEDVVLEIGPGIGTLTEALLPLAKRVIAVEIDGRLIPILTKNFQDYANFHLLHADALQLDLVALLQKEAPGERVQVVANLPYYITTPLLERLLNPKLPVNRCTLMVQKEVAERMTAAPSTKEYGSLTLFIACYARAQILFPAPKTVFFPAPKVDSAVVRLDRRESPDGVDVARVSHWIQCAFQNRRKTVLNSLQNGEAIDKTALKEALQKRGIPLQARAEDLRLEDYLALARELF
- the rnmV gene encoding ribonuclease M5 produces the protein MIREIIVVEGKDDVAAVRRAIDCECVVTHGHGFGEELLERLAVLQERRGLIVLTDPDYAGGRIRARIRAHIPNARHAHIARSDAQKGDNIGVENADPEAIRTAILHAHATLIDRRTEFSSEDLFAAGLDAAPGAKERRIALGEALGIGYANAKQLLARLNEYDISREEFERAMTRILSLEKEKLRCSGNKTSEAMPIGGKESDHV
- a CDS encoding SpaA isopeptide-forming pilin-related protein, with translation MVEKKKHQKQLAVFLALCMLLSFLPFQTAEAAFPLTDETLYGYNKTHVFAPNGEPWGNADPYGGPIHKMYLNGKVAFCMEPSTVHGTYVNQDGGTAGYWEEADAYFRRITSVSGLKHKLDLIAYFGWEQTEKTDWHYAMTAMLLWETIVHEVPNFTTTHGGKMTDIYFSNGSRRNEFAAFKQSVLEKIAATDQRVTSWTGQTIQLRQGQSVTVTDTNGVLPKLKPERLENGGVSIAISGNDVTVTAEKTAQMAVSPKFWFNGMSESGADLHADTKFYILDSDGYSYQRIATFDGYDPLQSCLTVQVLPGYGYLRIQKKDAVTKQPLEGFGFRLDAQGNTTGIFTDGKYVGTKVYYTGADGSVLLDPLLPGDYRVTEISQGGSYLPGEENSKIVHIPTMENSEHPIEVEFENPQQFFDFSLQKYFKTSETGEASLAGAEFEVRVKSLVTRGVIGQRQEGDVVGTYVADENGRIQVKDLPLGEYEVRETKAPTGCVLNPQVLVVKSVLDKGDGTQVPEKSSKVTYEIAPVEQAANDGMARKEEALQAEGFARDSGLGVSITPMGENAFAELPIYGRIELYKHYEPDGDSVDEQRLAEGNLRFVVKRGEEVVDTITTGKDGRGRSCYLPYGMYTVSQLDVAKDQYGNELTSRIEDFTVSIDEDGKLYQYELTNPNPKMRLRLQKMDAVTGENILQTGIVFEIHRAADDSVVTFSDGRSALVLEKENGYALTLDRLPAGAYYLKEIAAPTGYYLPEDAQFPFEIPYEIGQDARIPVVTVEVGGKKEDAVPKEVENQPQEGSLVVKKTGAVLSGWVDDPVTVPVQEEGHTEERTIAKPQAGIALVLMRRYQEALEIPGIPQESGVSEQMPAQKLVEKESQETVLTDENGAFSREVGEGSYTLTNGAGEILAESTVAQGETGLLSVQLPPIESKETMRVPGEVVDKTFVTKKPVYQKQALPGAVFTLTAKEDVQSYDQVTKFFKKGEALPIAQQDIVVDGKTLYEKGAVITRPALSEAMMQDETLVKRSFVTGKEETKLSRIPLGAYELEEIQAPVGYKRDSEKRVYTFTPQIATVRVALKETDAIENARQILSARLSQKTLEETRYFGRGGLDFIHFGLFTQEAVEGLEKDCLIAVVSPDEKGVLTVSDIPQGAYYFKEISTKDGYVLHPEEIAFSVMHDGQEQDVVQEIDREIVNAPHPGKEMVLVKVDRDTKTPIQGATFRLFAVKDDGTRLPVCNGADDLWHTGTDGKIVTPKLPLGTYEWEEVTPAPGYVKGGTSFHIAVSEDANVEVEVPNDRTEIGIRKYDVYTGKPVVGARLRLVDEKGAVLLVKKDVQGIWTVSYDGSGEPCEWESGEEFQRIKGLLPGGQYRLEEIQAAGGYATSRPLNFTVENRVGLQLTGLSNQPTIVKIRKIDESSREAVYGATLELHEMKEDGSIREEVFVDPVTGRAARWTTTKENDAGYVVNGLVVGKTYVVKETGVPEGYLAPFAQTALLVVDTEDVQEVIFTNEPVPEIATKALFSTAVKEAVPTGNLQVRDEVTMQRLVPGASYTLSTSLRNRAHPEEILASATTPFIAEKTEQVVMTPLSFDGTPFVEGADLVVTQVLSRDGRQVALHEDVNDPAQQLTLPKIGTQASDPTDGRNDAQAKKAMRLQDVVRYSHLIPGTTYEVIGKAVDKENGKVLFDDAGREITAKTTFIPQTPDGEVTLQFSFDGLHLGGKTLVFFESVRQQGVEIAVHADIEDEEQTIYVPGVRTKATTSSGGKEVPAGRMQKVTDLVQLSNLRPGTRYHLISSLMDSEGRTIREKDVFFNAKEANETKKIAVTFDAIKQAGKKVVFFEELYVVTEEGEKLVAEHRDLTDDQQTLFVKTGSPKTGDPGAWMPLLTLILCMAVIAFLQKKELTDK